TCATGCACTGAAAAACGTGACATTCACGAAATTTGCATAAGATAGAAGAGGAAAATGTTGACGTCGAGCTCCTATGGAGATTACAGTTTACTACAGACACTCCCTTGATGCGAATGCTCAGTTCATCAAATCAGGGCCGGCCCTAGGCTTTTTGGGCCTTGGGTGTCTTTTTTGGGACACTCCACCCTAATAGAAAATAAATCGCgagcttggggggagggggagaatccCAAAATGAATCGAAAATTTAGAGCGTCTGGGATAGCATTTCTGCTTGCTGAAGGCTGCCATATAACGGTAGGCAGTAGGTACCCCTGAGCGTATAGAGCTTAGATGAAGGGCCAGCCCTGCATTGAATGTGGAACTAGTTAGCAACAACGCTTAATACAGTAACGAATATTCGTCTTACCAGGTATGAGATGGCGTAATTATATTCTGAATCAGTTCGGTTGATGAATTCTGTAAACAAATTTCTGATTTTGGAGTCGCCCATGAAGAAGAGCCACAACCGAGGTTTCCTCTCAAGCCTCCTCCTGAAGCACTTGGTGAAGGCGGCCGGTTGCTGGTATGAGGCTATGACGCAGGGAACGTAGGGAAGTACACCTCCCCCAGCCACGACTCGACTTCTCTCACGGAAGAATGGCGAGTTCGTTTGTTTACTTATATTTCCACGACTTTCACCGCGATAGTATTTTGTCTGTATTTCCCCATCtacttcatctctctcctctccatgacTGTCGTCACTAAAAGATAGCAATTTAGGAAGAAATGCGGCAAGAGAATAATAATACGATGTGGGAGCTCCAGACAGTGAGCTTCTCTTCTGCACCAGTTGCTGTACAATCTTGGCTGCAGCAGACCACCACTCCCGATCCCCCACCTTCCCACCAGCAGAGTCTCGGACGACCCACTCATCACCTCGCACGTCCTCTCTGTGTGTCCAGTTACGTGCGGAAGtctggagaaggtggtggtgcaCATCAAGACTGATGGTAAAGAGGGTTCGGCAGGTAGGTTGATGAGAGGGTGACGGACAAGCATTGACTGACCTGACTTGTCCTCTACGACGAATGTAAACTGTGCCTCTACTCAAATCAGaactcatgaatatatatattatcccaaaaAACACAATGAAACTACCAAAGGATTTCACAAACGTTTGTCTTTTCAGTTTTGTGTGTTGCATCGTGAGTGCAAAAATAGAACACCTCTGGGAAAGGCGACGTCGATAACACGGCTGCATGTATTGACACCGTTGACAAACAATTCCATAAATCACTGGTAGTTGATAATCCACTCTAGACTGCAAACACAACTGTAAATACAGAGAACTTCAGGACACAGCAATTTTCTTCGATAAGGAAATGTGAGACGTGGCTCAATGTGACGTCAACGTTCGTGTTTAGCCCCACAACCTTTACAGTAATGCAGCCACACATGGCATTTGTATTCTGTacgttttcttcattttctttaatacagTACCAAGTTATTTTCTAAATCGTATTTGACTTAAGAAACGTAATGGTGAAAGAGAAACCAGAAAGGAAATTGAAAAATAATACATTACACGTAATCGGACGAAGCTTCCCGAACTTGGCAGGATAAGTAGCATCTTTCCTCATCACCTCGGCTGGCATACTGTGCACAGATTTTGTTATTCTTCCTCTGAGAGCTGACCATAGAAGTAGTAAATGTGATATTGCCCAACGCACTCCATCTGTGTCTGTATTTACCAAAAGACAACGGAAGGAGCTTCATGGGCGGAGCAAATAACTGATATAAGTGTACTAGGTAATGGATAtgaactaatacacacacacacacagacacacagacacagacacacacacacacaccacacacacacacacacacacatatatatatatatatatatatatatatatatatatatatatatatatatatatatatatatatatatatatttcttttcttcaaacaGCCATTTCCACGCTACGAGGCGGAACGAATGGTTTGAGGAAatatactgaatttttttttttaaatatatatatatatatatatatatatatatatatatatatatatatattatatatatatatatatataataaatatatatatatatttacttttgctTTCATAACTAGGGATCCTATTCCATTCAAGAGGGTCTGAGAGCGAGAGAGCGTAAAACAAGGTATGGCCCAATTGGGAATACCCAGATCATAAAGCTGGCTCAAATTTGCGTTGTTCGTTTGTGTTGCGAAAAGTATATGATAttaatatacgatatatatatatatatttatataatttattatatatttttatattttatatcgAATAAGTGCATTTTTTTACGTTCCTCTCCAGGGATCTTCCATATGAGGCTCCTGTGGATCAGAAGCTTCAGATCCACAACGGAACCACAGATCATAAGGTAATTTGCTATGCGTTTGTGTGCGAGAGAGCTTGTTATGTAAGTGCAGGAGTATGAAGCTTGGGATATGCTGAACGTGTTGTacagttgttattgttgtgtcaACAATGTGCTCTGTTTTcggtgtgtgtgttctcatttTTATGTCCAGTGATGGAATCAGATGAGACGGGAGGGGATGGCAAGTTATCTCGTCCAGCTACTCAAATGCATGATCAGATGAAACATGCGTTGTCCGTTAACACTCGCATATCCCGTAATAACGGAGTTGTAGAGCACTACAATAATTCGTAcctcagtgagagagaggggagagagagagagagagagaggagagagatgagagagagagagagagagagagagagaggagagagagagagatgctggtaaGGTTATGAGGAAAGTGACAGTTTATCCTCCTGCACGCTTGAGGAAGCTTTTGCAAGGATACAGAGATAAAGACATTTTCATTTGTCGCATGTGTTCTTCATGACAAAGCACAATACTGAAATatatgaaggaaatatatatgagaaacctGCTGTGTTTGGCTAGCGAAGATTCAGTGCCACGTATGAGCGTGTTGACAACGTTGAGACACGTCCGACATTTGTTTACACAAGGCAAAGTTACGTGCTTACGAAATAGTTCTGCGCATTGCAGCTGAGCTTGCCTTCTGAAGTGGTTCAGCCAATAATAATGGTTTGCTACATTGCTTCTGAACGGTGTTAATCGAGCAGTAGTGTTACTGTTAACTGGAACTCTCaaggaacttttttcttttcacgtaGAATGCATCACAGGAAATTGGGCGTCCAAACGTTCATAAAATCTCTTAGTTTTTTCATGGTTCTTGGTGTGATATATTCATTAATAAGTTCTGACGTAAGTAGAAGCACTACATTAGAGCAGGTTAGGCCCATTAGACCTGCCATTGTTCGCCAGTCACCCGCTTCTCCCCACACCTGCCGTGCCCTTTTCACCATTACTCATTATGTGCATCATCACTTACTCCAAACTTCCGAACATAACGGGACACACAGTGAGGACGTGCGAGGTGATGAGTGGGTCGTCGATGACTCTGCTGGTGGGAAGGTGGGGGATCGGGAGTGGTGGTCTGCTGCAGCCAAGATTGTACAGCAACTGGTGCAGAAGAGAAGCTCCCTGTCTGGAGCTCCCACATCGTATTATTATTCTCTTGCCGCACTTCTTCCTAAATTGCTGTCTTTTGGTGACGACAGTCATAATGGGGAGAAAAGATATGAAGCAAATGGAACAATACAGATTAAAGACTACAGCGGACTAGATCCTGCAAATACAGTGAAACAAACGAACTCGCCATTCTTCCGCGAGCGGAGTCGAGTCATGGCCTTTGGAGGTGTACTTCCCTACGTTCCCTGCGTCATAGCCTTATACCAGCAGCCGACCGCTTTCACCAAGTGCGTCAGGACGAGGCTTAAGAAGAAGCCTCAGCTGTGGCTCTCCTTTATGGGCGACTCCAAAATTAGAGGTTTATTTACAGAATTCATCAATAGAACTGATTCAGAATATAATTACTCCATCTCATACCAGGTAAGTTTTGTATGTGTTACAGTAGCAAGGGCAGGGAATAACAAGCATATTGATATATGAATACTTGAGGCGAGAAATACCGACATCTCTCACCTAGATAGTACCTAGATTCTTGTTGTaaattacatatacacatgaaacGTTGATGTAAGTAAACTTGCTGGAGAAATGTTCACAGAAGCTCctagctttcaaatgtttctcaaGGATCtatgaaaatggcttgaaatacactCAAAAGTCTGGAGCTTCTGTATTTATTGTTCCATCAAGTTTACTTATACGTAGCACTAATTAATTATTGTAATTGATTAAACGGGTTTACATTTATGTTTATATTGTGTCATTTTTTCATATAGCTGACCAAAAGGTGTTTTTTTTCATCAATGTTAGATTGATAAGACTGAAAAGACTGTGAATAGGGATGATGTAGTTTTGGTGTATCGATGTGTGGGAATGAAGCCGCTCTTCGTCCGTTTTGGGTTCTACCTCATTCGTGTAACAGGAATCAATTTTGTGTTAAATCATTTGCAGGATCCACAGCCTAACTACAAATACCTAATACTATGCCGCCTACAGAACGTAACGGTGCCGTGGGCGACGCTGAGGCAAAGGTTGGCGAATCGCGAAGTCCGCTGGTTTGACATGGAGGCCTCGACCAGCGTAGCGCGGGGCCTGCGCATCTCCTTCAGGTCTGTATCATCTAAATTCTATAACCTCTGAACTACAGTTTTCATTTCTTAAATAGACGTATATGTAGCGAGAATATTATCCTTTGCTGAGGAATATTGatggtatatctaatttttgaaCGCATTACTTTACCTGTTATCGAGTGTTAGGTCACAGAGACCACGTAGTGCAGTGGTAAACATAGCGACCATGAATCTCAACGAGTTTTCCTGTTTTCGAACCCTGGTAGTGGCAGCCGGCTCGCAACTGAccaaactgttcatcctccccattgAAGGTGTCGTAAGCTGGGATATATACTGTGTGTATGTCGACTACACCTAAAGAGACAATAGTATCCCAATATAATTGTAAACTCTACCAATGTGGCACTTGTTGAGGTATAAGGTTGAAGACTAAAttcttgaaagattttgggaaagcACTGATTGTTCTGTAATATCAAAGGAAATAAAGGAAGAACTGTGTGAAGCATCAGAGAAATAATTCTCCTTAAAGCAGCTGGCAAGAAGGACATTAGATTGTAACTGATTAAAATTTTTTGAATCTTTTGTCAGTTGAAAACATGGAGGATTCATGAAGGGTACAAGTTTGTAGATCAGATTTTTATATCTAACATGATAATTGAGAAAGTTCTAGGAAAAAGTGGATTTatgcaggggagacacaatacttcccacgtatctcctgcgtgtcgaagaaggcaactaaaaggggagggagcggggactgaaaatcctcccctctcgtttttaacttccaaaagaaggaacagagaagacgggccaagtgaggatattccctgaaaggctcagtcctgtttttaacaacctcgctaacgcgggaaattgcgaatagcatgaaagaaaaaagatatatatatatatatatatatatatatatatatatatatatatatatatatatatatatatggaactggAAAAGTTTCATGTTAAACTTAAGATGGAAGGACTGGGAACTCCTAACTCTATATGAGGCACGGAGGTTATCTTCTGAGTGTGGTTATGAGTTTTCATACAAGGGGTAGTACATGTGGGAGAGCAGAATGGTGGTTTTAGTGAATTGTTTGAATTAGGTGCGTAAGTATGAGTGAGTTTATGCGGTCAACATTGATGGTTGTGTGTGAACCTATGGTtaaggcattacgtgagatgcaAGCGAGGTAGTGTGATGACGGTGGAGGCGCTGAACCAAGATGGAACTGAATGGAAGTAGCCACAGTCGTTGTGCAGAACCACAGGAGGAGCAAGATGGAGAGGTGGGTCGATCTGATAATGCTGAAAGTAACATGAAGTTAAACCAACTTTTTTTGTGTGAACAGTGGTAAACGTTATAACCTAACTCAGCTTTTGAGTGTCCGTAACCGTGGGCTGGCATTGATGAGTGGAAAGAATTTAAATGAATATCAAACGTGCAAGAACCTTGCATGATAGGATAGTCGTCCCAAGCCTGGTGTATGGATATGACACCTGAGTTTAACTAGGAATACAGATGTGAGGCTATGTGGTAAAAGAAATCCTTACCAGGGTTTGTGGATTATAGCCTATTAGAATGATGCGTTCGCGGTGGATGCATATAAGAAGATAGGTTAGTCAATTATGTATATGGTGGTATTGATGAAGGTATAAAGAGAGGTAGAACAGGTGGACAAACGttctgaataaactttatttGTAAAGGATAGAGGTATTTCAGATGTGAACGCTGGGTGgctttgtgtgtggatgtgagacaATGGTCTCATATGACAAACGATTATTGTGCAGCTGTACAAGTTGACAGCTGAAGAACACTAGCCTACCAGGCTTGGGTTGGGGATGTCGGTGAAGTGAGAGGCTGTatgtgtacctgatccaacccaagAAATGACTACGAAGTTAACGATGAAAATATTATCTACGTAAGGATTTATAAGAAATCCACTAACCCAGGATCACTTTTACAGCTTTAAGAAACTGAACCAGATAGAACGCTCAGAGTTCAACGAGGAGATAGCTGATCTGTGGCGGTGGGCATCGGGGGAGCCCTCGCCGGATTTGCTGGTCGTGGGTAAGTCTCCTGCACACACCTTCCACAATTGTTCAACCTTCCATGACTGGAGGTTCCACCATAACAATATCCACCAGTCAGCCCCATCCCAGTCACAGTGACTGTCCCTCACTATTTATGTAGTCTGTCTTATCAccatgtacacttatatatatatatatatatatatatatatatatatatatatatatatatatatatatatatatatatatatatatatatatatatatatatatatattcctatgagtccacggggaaaatgtaatttTGCATTTTTcctggacttatatatatatatatatatatatatatatatatatatatatatatatatatatatatatatatatatatatatatatatatatatatatcttcaatgcCTATATTGTCCATATATACTGTATAATTCCCAGCTTCTGGCTGTTTCATGATCTCAGGTTACACCTCCTGGATAATCGGGGCGAGGAACCTGTATCTGAACGAGGCTCATGTGTACACGGGCGACATCCTTGACCTATTGATGGAGAGACATTCCGTTATTGCGCCCCTGTTGGAACAGGTGAGACTGCGTGCCATATGTGTGGATGAATCTGTTGGATCTTGATCTTCACTCCGTACTGCAGAGGTGGTCGCCCTACAGCAGGGGATAGCATTACTGTAGCCAAGTTCTCCCAAAAGATTCGTAAATACTACGTCTTCTCAGGTCTGTTCTGCAGAGAACCTCTCTATAGCAGGGCATATCATGACCAAAGCCATGGTCTCTTCAGGATCTTCAACACTATCGTGTTACCAGTACAGGGATTCACTTATGTTGTCCTTAGCCTTCTGTttgtcactcagtcagtcagtctgctTGTCTGCCTGTCTCTGGACATATCTTTGGTACCATTTTGTACCCTCCATCTAGGTAGATACAATAAGTCTCATATCATGTTACACAATAACCCTCAGTAAAGACACATCATTGTTGATTATCATAACTTGTGATTAAGGTAAATCAAAGGAAAGAACTTTTCGCAGACATAGTTATTAGTTACGTAACCTTACAGTATTATCCTTTTGATAGTTTAACCCAATACTCGTCCTAGGTTCTAACACTTCACTCAACTTATTGGATAAAAGACGAAGTTTAGAATAATGCCACTTCACTCTATCACACACCCAGTGATAATGTCATGAGAGTTTCAGGTAATTTTCATTAATCCGTGAGTTTgacttcattttctttacatgGTAATGTACAATGAAACGTTATTTATTTTAATGAGAAGTATAAGTTATTAACAAGTACACTGTCTCCTCTTTTACTTCAGGAACTCAATAATTCTTGCAGTATTGTTTTTTCTATTCATATGATTAGTTTGGTGGTTGTGAACTTTTCAGAATCCTTTGCAAATATTCTGTAAAATCTGGCACACGTACTGGTGTGGGATGTTGCGCCaaatatttttatttaattttctgctatatattaatcattaatttTCTTGGTTTAGATAGCTGCTCCCACTCCCAAATATATTTAGGGTAAGTCGGCCTTCTTCCTAAAAAAACAAACGGACTTTCTAAAGGTTTGAACATAAATCACATTCTGTATGCATTTCTTTTATGTCATAAATAtccataatgattatcataacacTTCCAGATTTCTCATCGATCAAGAGTGTTGGTACTGCCACAGAGTCGCCTCCGACCACACTCCGGGGTATGGCTCAATTTGCAGGGTGCTTTATCTGATGCCATTTTTGACTGGAGTGAAATGACCTTCCTCCATCTGCTGAAACAGTACAGAGAGGGCCATGGAGATGGTGAAAAACACAAGCACAACGGCAGCCATGCGTCTCACAatgcaccaccacacagacacttACTTGCCATGGATGAGGCTTTCCGAGGTGAACCACAATTATACAGGACCTCAGAGCGAGACTGGACCCTGCAGGGCCATCCAAGCAAAGACGAGACCAGGCGGCGAACTACAATGCTACAAGATCAAAGATCGCCTGGCGTTACTGATGCCAACCTAAGACCCAAGACCACGGTACAAACCAGTACCCAACAGGAGGCCACAAAACAAGCTATGACAACAAGGGATGACCTAAGAACAGGACGAGCTAGGATCGCCGAGGACAGCTCAAAACCACAAGGGATCCGAGAGACATTCGAGACAACAACCGAGAACCTGAAATCACAAGGAGCCACAGAGCAAAGCAAGGCGCCAAATACTGACCGAAGAACGAGGAGGCCAGCAGAAGAAATCGGGACTGCACACGACATCCCAACACCACATGGGACCACAGAGCGAACCTCGACATTCCTCGACCACTTGATCCTCACGAGGAGTTCctctggagtgtggtggtgggactcGAGCCTGCCCCTAAACCTGGCCGGCATCTTGGAGTGTAATGAGCTATATGATCGCGACCTGGCGTCTCATCGCATATATAGAGAGGATGTGCTTCATTGCGTGGACGTGCAGCATGCAGGCAGGGCCACCAACAATGACCTAGTGACCATGTTGCTTAACCTCCTTTGCAACTCGGTGTCAGGACTGCATCACACTTACTGCTGCACGTAGAGTTTGTCTCTCTGCCTCATAGTTCCACACTATCGTGCCTCCTGGTGACATTGTACCGTGATGAAAAGTCCCATAATCGTTTAGTTTATTACGGGTGTTTACCTACTCCAAAACAGCATAAGCAAGAATGTCATCTTTAAACTGACATGTTATATGAACAGATTTCCTCCACACTCTCTTACTACAACTTGAGTCAGTCCGCACCGGTTCTTCACCCAGCACCACTGTACTGTAAAGTGTACTTGTGATAGAATATAGTGCTTGTCAAGTAAATCTTAGACATAATTCCTGTCTTCGATGTGTTTATTTTTAGTCACGTACACGTTCAGTCTGTTTTCCAGTTATTTTCTACATGAATTTAATTCCAACAGATGAGACAAAATTTGATCACCGAGATATGCACAATGTGAATAGAAGAGGCTGCAACATGTAATAAAAGCCAGTACTACAAGTGATTTAATGTCAGATGCATTAACTCTGTCAGACATGAATAAATAATATTAGACTAGGCCTTAAGAAACCCATTAACCTTAAATGCGACTTTACTGCAGTCTAAATCCATATCACTTTATCAAACATAAATCGAGCACAGATGTTAGCGATATTAggaaaatgtgcaaaaaaaacAATTGAGCCTGTATCCCTCAAAATACGACGACGCTTTGGACGAATATGAAACAATTCAATTCGAAATAATGCACTATCCCGGTAAAGatgtatatcattatgatatacgtTTTTCAGACAATATTGGGTGTATGCATTATAAAATACGCGTAATATTAATGAAAAATGATTTTGCTTCATGTTGGGATGGGGTGAAATTGGCGGGCTTTTGACCAGCTGTTTCGGTTAGTTGTTTACCTAAGCTTCTCGGCAACTGTTCCTTCACGTTTGTTGTCACGTTGTCAGCATGGGAATATTAGGGCTGTCGAAGCTTATAGCAGATGTTGCACCATCTGCAGTCAAAGAAAATGAGATCAAGAACTACTTTGGTAAGAAGTTGAATTATCTGTTGGTTTTATGTTTACATGGGTCTCTGAATTGTCCTCGTGAGGGAAATGTCTAGCAGGAAGGGTATTTGATAATGTCCTACGGTAAAGTTCCAGGTTTGGAGTGCCACAGTAATGACATGGATGTGGAACACAAGCACGTCAATGGACGTAGAGTAGGTAATGAGTGGCTTGCACTACATTTCTTTGTATTTAAAGGTGTAAGAATGAGTCGAGCATTCCTGAATCAACTGAACATAATAACTAAACATATTTATAATTACAGGCCAAAGTTTACTTTAGTGTTTGGTGTTGTATCGAAATAATGGAGACGTGTAATGAGGATCACACtaaaatgaaatatttcactATGTGTTATCCTCTAAAAGTATTTGTGGGTTGACTATGTGTTTTAACTATATGATTTCACATTTACATCATCTTCCTTTGTTATAATGGGAATGAACACCCGGCAAAGATATGCCCCAGCCACTGAATGCAAATAATATACTTTTCAGCTTTTCTTTTAAAATGATATTGTTTGTGAAAGTCACGAGGTTCTCGTGGGTTATCTTGATTTACGAAAGTGTTTCCCTTTTACTCAACGTTTCTAGGTCATATCCCTCCCCACTGTCTTTGTTACTGTTGAATTAAAATTAATTCTCCATATCTTGTTTTGccaatttgcattatttcttctGACTCTAAAGAGTTAATTGATATGCATTTCATGCAAAGTTAAAAGTTATATCTATGGTGCCCTTAAAAACTGTAACTGTACCCATCCATCTTCATGTAGTAATTGATGGAGGATTGCAATAGGTGTCATCTTTATTGACTTGGTGAATTTAACTTTTGAAAATCAAAGAAAATCATGTCAGGGGAATTGTAATATACCATGATATTATAGGATGTAAGTGTTAGGTTTCTTGGTTTAGTAATGTGTCTATTAGTCTAATTTATCTCATTGCAGATAGCACTGATATTGATTAATTCTGTTATGCAATGCTAGTGTAGTCTATAGAGAATAAAATTGCTGTTTTGGAATGTAGTTTGTGGTAGTATATTTTTATGATTTAATGGAGGATATTATATAAAGTGATAGCTATGagggaaaatatggggttaaTGTATTAGTAGgtagaatttattagaaaataaAGTGAACCTACAAAAGCCTCACTGAGCTCAACAAAACCACAAAAACCTCATCAAATCTCACTTAGTAACTTAAATGCTCGGTAGAAAGGTAATTTATTAGTCAGGCTTGGTATTGCTCCTAGCTCTGAATATTGAGTAATTGTGTTATGTAATGCTAGAGTAGTGGTTTGAGAATATGATTACATAAGCACGCTGTTTTATACACAAGTTTAAATCAGTTGATCAAGGAAAATGTAGGGTTATTATTGTAAGAGTAGGTAATGAACTTTTGAGATATCAACAAAACTTGTGAAAACTTCACCTAACCATAGTggtcaaaattaatattgatgtTCCATAAACTTGTATTACCCACTTTTTCATTAATTGACTGAACACTCCCTGGTATGCCTAGCCTTTGTTACTTTTCCACTATTTGATGTAGTGTTGTTCATTAAAATGTATTGCTTCATAGTCATTATTGTATTTCAGAACATTATACAAATAGCTTTCAAGAACAAATCCAATGCTAAAAGTGACATGGAACTAAACTAGGCCATTATCTATGCTTATATAGTACAACAGCTGATGACCTTGAAAAGACACTCCCCCAACCCTTTACCCTCTTATTACTAACTTAAGTGAACATTCTTAAACTCATACTGTATATTTTGACAATTCTTGAATCTGCCACTTCTTACTCTAGGTGAAATATATGGCCATTAAGGCTTGTGATAGCATCCCATCTATTGTTTTTGTGATATCACAGTTTTGCATGAGATCTATGTCCTTATGTTCTGCAGTGATTTGTGAAGCTGTAACACTGTTATGAGATAATAGATGCTGGTAAAAAAAGCCCTTGGTAATTTTGTTTTTGACAAAAACAATTTGAAAAGTATTACATATCACTTCATATACCACAAGACCTGTGGTTGGCACAGTTGTGTAATGGGTATTAGTGTTTTTCCTAATTTCAAAGCCcttccatttatcatttattttagaaTAAAAGATAATGCTTCAAAGTACAACATCTATGTAGATCACCTCTACTAAGTGTAATGGTTCCCTGATGTGCATTTCTTCCAAATATGTAATTCAGTTTTCTGGTGCCCCAAAAGTAAGATTTTACTGCTCATCATGTACGTAAGGACAGTGTTAAGCAAGGACTTTGTGAATCCAGAGACATGGATCCTACTCACAGAAAAGTGGAAAGGTATAGCAGGATGTGCAAAACCATTTCTGCATTTGAGGTTATACTACGTGATATTTTGCAACTTT
This Panulirus ornatus isolate Po-2019 chromosome 29, ASM3632096v1, whole genome shotgun sequence DNA region includes the following protein-coding sequences:
- the LOC139758167 gene encoding uncharacterized protein, whose product is MHHRKLGVQTFIKSLSFFMVLGVIYSLISSDVSRSTTLEQVRPIRPAIVRQSPASPHTCRALFTITHYVHHHLLQTSEHNGTHSEDVRGDEWVVDDSAGGKVGDREWWSAAAKIVQQLVQKRSSLSGAPTSYYYSLAALLPKLLSFGDDSHNGEKRYEANGTIQIKDYSGLDPANTVKQTNSPFFRERSRVMAFGGVLPYVPCVIALYQQPTAFTKCVRTRLKKKPQLWLSFMGDSKIRGLFTEFINRTDSEYNYSISYQNVTVPWATLRQRLANREVRWFDMEASTSVARGLRISFSFKKLNQIERSEFNEEIADLWRWASGEPSPDLLVVGYTSWIIGARNLYLNEAHVYTGDILDLLMERHSVIAPLLEQISHRSRVLVLPQSRLRPHSGVWLNLQGALSDAIFDWSEMTFLHLLKQYREGHGDGEKHKHNGSHASHNAPPHRHLLAMDEAFRGEPQLYRTSERDWTLQGHPSKDETRRRTTMLQDQRSPGVTDANLRPKTTVQTSTQQEATKQAMTTRDDLRTGRARIAEDSSKPQGIRETFETTTENLKSQGATEQSKAPNTDRRTRRPAEEIGTAHDIPTPHGTTERTSTFLDHLILTRSSSGVWWWDSSLPLNLAGILECNELYDRDLASHRIYREDVLHCVDVQHAGRATNNDLVTMLLNLLCNSVSGLHHTYCCT